A single genomic interval of bacterium harbors:
- a CDS encoding FGGY-family carbohydrate kinase: MAEKDLILAIDCGTQSIKAMAFDVHGQMQGMVKVPFEPVFHSPKPGWAEQDPLYYWKSLCEATQKLFCEKGVEKHRIAGVSLTTQRATVVNVDFQGNPLRPAILWLDQRRTQGLKPIGGWWGLVFSLAGLKPTLAYIQREAEANWIQTHQPKIWEKTHKFLLLSGYLSFMLTGEYLDSVGCQVGYIPFDYKRLCWAKKWDWKWQLPITRDQLPELVDPGAIMGAITPRSSQQTGIPPGTPVIAAASDKACEVIGCGGLEPWVGCISYGTTATINVTHKKYLEPVPLIPAYPSAIPGYHCLEVQIFRGYWMVSWFKKEFGHPERLEAEQKHTEAETLLDRLLEQTAPGSMGLVLQPYWSPGIRFPGPEAKGCILGFGDVHTRGHLYRAILEGLAYALREGKERIEKKTKVPVSELRISGGGSQSRGALQITADVFNLPTYRAKSHEASGLGAAICAAVGLGFFNSYKEAIEAMTQVQELFEPNAGNSRLYDALYARIYKRIYSRLKPLYEEIREITGYPEV; the protein is encoded by the coding sequence GTGGCTGAGAAAGATCTTATTCTGGCCATTGACTGCGGGACCCAGAGCATTAAGGCCATGGCCTTTGATGTCCATGGCCAGATGCAGGGCATGGTAAAGGTCCCCTTTGAGCCAGTTTTTCATTCTCCCAAGCCTGGATGGGCAGAACAGGATCCCCTGTACTACTGGAAAAGCCTCTGTGAGGCCACACAAAAACTTTTTTGTGAAAAGGGTGTTGAGAAGCATAGGATAGCTGGGGTGAGTCTTACCACTCAGAGGGCCACGGTTGTAAATGTAGATTTCCAGGGCAACCCTCTCAGGCCAGCCATCCTCTGGCTGGACCAAAGAAGAACTCAGGGGCTCAAGCCCATTGGGGGCTGGTGGGGTCTTGTTTTTTCCCTTGCGGGCTTGAAGCCCACCTTGGCTTATATACAGAGAGAGGCTGAGGCCAACTGGATCCAGACCCACCAGCCAAAGATCTGGGAAAAGACACACAAGTTTCTTCTTCTTTCAGGATACTTGAGCTTCATGCTCACAGGAGAATACCTGGACTCAGTGGGCTGCCAGGTGGGCTACATACCCTTTGACTACAAGCGCCTTTGTTGGGCAAAGAAATGGGATTGGAAATGGCAGCTGCCCATAACCAGGGACCAGCTCCCTGAGCTGGTGGATCCGGGTGCGATCATGGGAGCCATAACACCCAGGAGCTCCCAGCAGACAGGTATTCCCCCAGGCACACCTGTGATAGCAGCTGCCTCGGATAAGGCCTGTGAAGTCATAGGCTGCGGTGGCCTTGAGCCTTGGGTAGGATGCATAAGCTATGGCACCACAGCCACCATCAATGTCACCCACAAGAAATACTTGGAACCCGTGCCCCTCATACCTGCTTATCCATCGGCCATACCGGGCTACCACTGCCTGGAGGTGCAGATCTTCAGGGGCTATTGGATGGTCAGTTGGTTCAAGAAGGAGTTCGGCCATCCCGAGAGGCTGGAGGCAGAGCAAAAGCACACCGAGGCTGAAACCCTGCTGGACAGGCTGTTGGAGCAAACGGCTCCAGGCAGTATGGGTCTAGTGCTGCAGCCCTACTGGAGCCCAGGCATAAGATTTCCAGGGCCAGAGGCCAAGGGTTGCATACTGGGTTTTGGGGATGTCCACACCAGAGGCCACCTTTACAGGGCCATCCTGGAGGGACTCGCATATGCTTTGCGGGAAGGAAAGGAGAGGATAGAGAAGAAGACCAAGGTGCCTGTTTCAGAGCTGAGGATCTCTGGCGGTGGCTCACAAAGCCGAGGCGCCCTGCAGATCACCGCCGACGTCTTCAACCTTCCCACGTACAGGGCCAAGTCCCATGAGGCCTCAGGCTTGGGTGCAGCCATATGTGCAGCCGTAGGTCTTGGATTCTTCAACTCTTATAAGGAGGCCATAGAAGCCATGACCCAAGTTCAAGAGCTCTTTGAACCCAATGCTGGAAACTCAAGGCTCTATGATGCCCTCTATGCAAGGATTTACAAGAGAATCTATTCAAGGCTCAAGCCGCTCTATGAGGAGATCAGGGAAATAACCGGATACCCTGAAGTCTAA
- a CDS encoding bifunctional UDP-sugar hydrolase/5'-nucleotidase: MPRRVIQAIVALGVLAATMVFASRCFGRSLTVVHTNDLHSHAQGFGPETDYSPFTTSDDQTMGGFARIAALIAHIKSSRENPVLVLDAGDFTMGTLFHTISRQSGGELRLMKAMGYHAVTLGNHEFDLKPSGLAAILRAAASLGALPIILAANVRFNDSDPGDDDLQEAFQELGVVPRQVVDLGGLKVGLLGVMGRAAAQVAPFARPVSFTDPVEAARVQVKELREKEQVDLVVCLAHLGVSQQGKGESEDLARKVDGIDLIVDGHTHTLLERPLLVGKTWIVQAGSYGTRLGVLDLDLQGSTPKLKKYELLRVDDSVLGDSQLQAQVQRLKQEVQDRFLQNKGLWYEQPLANLDFPLHDEPWGDSNLGDLVSDSIRWALDKYEMNWAPGRQKTDFAVESGGLLRDPILPGKRGIVALCDLFRAFPLGFGPDGEMGYPLLSVYLTGSEIKKALEVHASVAPMKGSDYRLRISGLRFSYNPKRVPFDRVTDVWVEKEDGMLFPLDTSSGNPLLYKVGVNLYNASFLKIIGGFTYGLLQIQPKDAQGRVLHDLKEALVDKDPSTPGIQELKEWEALVEFIRSFPDSNGDALADVPKRYSTPQARAICSPTWNPLFWFRNAGWQSWASLGILLVALTVLGVLAVKVSKGIARRKSF; the protein is encoded by the coding sequence ATGCCTCGTAGAGTGATTCAGGCGATAGTGGCTCTTGGGGTGCTTGCGGCCACCATGGTATTTGCCAGCAGGTGTTTCGGCCGCTCTTTGACCGTGGTGCACACCAATGACCTGCATTCCCACGCGCAGGGTTTTGGCCCAGAGACTGATTACAGCCCCTTTACCACCAGTGACGACCAAACCATGGGCGGCTTCGCCCGGATAGCAGCCCTCATAGCGCACATAAAGTCCTCCAGGGAAAACCCGGTGCTGGTGCTGGATGCCGGGGATTTCACCATGGGCACCCTGTTCCATACCATAAGCAGGCAATCAGGAGGTGAACTTCGTCTCATGAAGGCCATGGGCTACCATGCGGTGACCCTTGGGAATCATGAATTTGATCTCAAGCCCTCGGGACTTGCGGCCATCCTGAGAGCAGCTGCATCCCTGGGAGCCCTGCCCATCATCCTGGCGGCCAATGTAAGGTTCAATGATTCAGACCCAGGGGATGATGATCTACAGGAGGCCTTCCAGGAGCTCGGGGTTGTGCCCCGCCAGGTGGTTGATCTGGGCGGGCTCAAGGTGGGCCTCCTGGGGGTAATGGGCCGGGCTGCAGCCCAGGTGGCGCCTTTTGCCAGGCCAGTAAGTTTCACAGACCCTGTGGAGGCTGCCAGGGTTCAAGTCAAAGAGCTGAGGGAAAAGGAGCAAGTGGATCTGGTGGTGTGTTTGGCTCACTTGGGAGTCTCCCAGCAGGGCAAGGGCGAGTCGGAGGATTTGGCCAGGAAAGTGGACGGAATCGACCTCATAGTGGACGGCCACACCCACACCTTACTGGAAAGACCCCTTCTTGTGGGAAAGACATGGATTGTCCAGGCAGGCTCTTATGGGACTCGATTGGGGGTATTGGACTTGGATCTGCAAGGCTCTACACCCAAGCTGAAAAAATACGAGCTTCTCAGGGTGGATGATTCGGTGCTTGGAGACAGCCAACTGCAGGCCCAGGTACAAAGATTGAAGCAGGAGGTTCAGGATCGTTTCCTCCAGAACAAGGGGCTGTGGTATGAGCAGCCCCTGGCCAATTTGGACTTCCCTTTGCACGACGAGCCTTGGGGGGATTCAAACCTGGGGGATCTGGTCTCAGACAGTATTCGATGGGCTCTGGATAAATATGAGATGAATTGGGCACCTGGGAGGCAGAAAACCGATTTTGCCGTGGAGTCGGGTGGTCTTCTGAGGGACCCCATCCTTCCGGGCAAAAGGGGCATTGTGGCCCTCTGCGATCTTTTCAGGGCATTTCCCCTGGGTTTCGGGCCTGACGGAGAAATGGGTTATCCGCTTTTGTCTGTTTATCTGACAGGCTCGGAGATCAAAAAAGCCTTGGAGGTGCATGCCAGCGTGGCCCCCATGAAGGGCTCGGATTACAGGCTCAGAATCTCTGGCCTTCGTTTTTCTTACAACCCCAAGCGTGTGCCCTTTGACAGGGTAACAGATGTTTGGGTGGAGAAAGAAGACGGCATGCTTTTTCCCCTGGACACATCCTCAGGCAACCCCCTTCTATACAAGGTGGGAGTCAACCTCTACAACGCAAGCTTCTTGAAGATCATAGGCGGCTTTACTTACGGGCTTCTCCAGATACAACCCAAGGACGCGCAGGGCCGGGTGCTCCATGATCTCAAAGAGGCCTTGGTGGACAAAGATCCCTCTACCCCAGGCATCCAAGAACTCAAGGAGTGGGAAGCTCTTGTGGAGTTCATAAGGAGCTTTCCGGATTCCAATGGAGACGCTCTTGCGGATGTACCCAAGAGGTATTCTACCCCTCAGGCAAGGGCCATCTGCTCTCCCACCTGGAATCCCTTGTTTTGGTTCAGAAATGCAGGCTGGCAATCCTGGGCCTCTCTGGGGATCCTTCTGGTGGCGCTTACTGTGTTGGGTGTCTTGGCCGTGAAGGTCTCCAAAGGGATTGCCCGAAGAAAAAGCTTTTAA
- a CDS encoding YbhB/YbcL family Raf kinase inhibitor-like protein, with translation MKLLSDAFQHGGKIPSKYTCDGPNVNPPLRIEGIPGGTKSLVLIMDDPDVPKSIRQDGMWDHWVVFDIPPDVTQIPEAQQPPGVAGKGTAGNTSYFGPCPPDREHRYFFKLYALDTLLKLPAGSTKAQVEQAMEGHILEKTELMGRYERVRK, from the coding sequence ATGAAGCTCCTGAGTGATGCTTTCCAACATGGCGGGAAGATACCATCCAAGTACACCTGCGATGGGCCCAATGTGAATCCACCCCTCAGGATAGAGGGGATCCCGGGCGGGACCAAGAGCCTGGTGCTCATCATGGATGACCCGGATGTGCCCAAATCCATCAGACAGGATGGAATGTGGGACCACTGGGTGGTCTTTGACATTCCGCCCGATGTGACGCAGATCCCTGAAGCTCAGCAGCCCCCTGGTGTGGCAGGTAAAGGTACAGCAGGCAATACCAGCTATTTCGGGCCCTGTCCTCCTGACAGAGAACACAGGTACTTCTTCAAACTCTATGCCTTGGATACCCTGTTGAAGCTTCCGGCCGGATCCACCAAGGCTCAGGTGGAACAGGCCATGGAAGGGCACATCCTGGAAAAAACGGAACTCATGGGCAGATACGAAAGAGTCAGAAAGTGA
- a CDS encoding aldehyde ferredoxin oxidoreductase family protein encodes MPKGYNGKILRVDLTSGKIWEEAPEERVYRLYMGGSAMALYYLLRELKAGTDPLGPENLLVFTSSVLSGAPVAGVPRYTVAARSPLTGAFGEAEAGGFWGPELKLAGFDGIVIQGRSPRPVYLWIKDGNAQLRDASHIWGKDTKEVQRLIREELGDDRVRVAQCGPAGEKLVRYACVLNELKHANGRTGMGAVMGSKNLRAVAVRGTGKLQFADADRLKAIGKEVAELIPQSPMARNFKQFGTPVFVMPLNDSGILPTRNFQAGIFEGAPKISAEAMNSTILQGNKGCYSCAVHCKRVVKVEGKYATDPDYGGPEYETLASLGSLCGVDNLEAIAHGNELCNRYGLDTISTGVCIAFAMECTEQGILSSKETDGVELRFGNADAMIQMIHKIARKEGFGEVLADGVKEAARRIGKGAEQYALHVKGQELPMHDPRGKKGLVLSYATSPTGADHIEAPHDTSFMSDTPMLYAANPAGVLEPLPATELGPRKIRLFVHAQQIWNSFNSLGICNFAAAPYSAFTLPLIADALKACTGWNTSLYEIMELGERTITMARLFNLREGFSARDDELPQRLFLPLEEGTPREKKIEKEDFEQALRLYYGAMGWDPETGVPTPGRLAFLGLEWVQI; translated from the coding sequence ATGCCCAAAGGATACAATGGAAAGATTTTAAGGGTGGATCTAACTTCGGGAAAGATCTGGGAAGAAGCTCCTGAGGAGAGGGTCTACAGACTTTACATGGGTGGATCGGCCATGGCTCTCTACTATCTTCTCAGGGAGCTCAAGGCCGGGACCGATCCTCTTGGACCCGAGAATTTGCTGGTTTTCACCTCCAGCGTTTTGTCAGGAGCTCCTGTGGCAGGGGTTCCCAGATATACTGTTGCAGCCCGTTCGCCCCTTACCGGAGCCTTTGGGGAGGCCGAGGCAGGGGGATTTTGGGGGCCTGAGCTCAAGCTGGCGGGATTTGACGGTATCGTGATTCAGGGTAGATCCCCAAGACCCGTATACCTCTGGATAAAAGATGGCAATGCCCAGCTCAGGGACGCTTCCCACATCTGGGGCAAGGACACCAAAGAGGTCCAAAGATTGATCCGGGAGGAGCTGGGAGACGACAGGGTGAGGGTGGCCCAGTGTGGACCGGCAGGCGAGAAACTAGTGCGTTATGCGTGCGTTCTCAATGAGCTCAAGCACGCCAATGGCCGCACTGGAATGGGGGCTGTGATGGGCTCCAAGAACTTGAGGGCAGTGGCAGTGCGTGGCACCGGCAAGCTACAGTTTGCCGATGCAGATAGGCTAAAAGCCATAGGAAAAGAGGTGGCTGAGCTGATTCCCCAGTCTCCCATGGCCAGGAATTTTAAACAGTTCGGGACACCAGTATTCGTGATGCCCCTCAATGATTCAGGAATTCTTCCTACCAGGAATTTTCAGGCAGGCATCTTTGAGGGGGCCCCAAAAATCTCGGCAGAAGCAATGAACAGCACCATCCTCCAAGGCAACAAGGGTTGCTACAGTTGTGCGGTTCATTGCAAGAGGGTGGTCAAGGTGGAGGGCAAGTATGCCACAGACCCCGACTACGGGGGACCAGAGTACGAGACTCTGGCTTCCCTGGGTTCTCTTTGCGGGGTGGACAACCTAGAGGCCATAGCCCACGGCAACGAACTTTGCAACCGCTACGGCCTGGATACCATCTCCACGGGAGTGTGCATAGCCTTTGCCATGGAGTGCACGGAACAGGGTATCCTTAGCTCCAAGGAGACCGACGGAGTGGAGCTGCGCTTCGGAAATGCAGACGCCATGATCCAGATGATCCATAAGATCGCCAGGAAAGAGGGTTTTGGGGAGGTATTGGCCGATGGTGTGAAGGAGGCTGCCCGCAGGATCGGAAAAGGGGCCGAGCAATATGCCCTGCATGTTAAGGGACAGGAACTTCCCATGCATGATCCAAGGGGTAAGAAGGGTTTGGTCCTGAGCTATGCCACATCCCCTACAGGGGCGGATCACATAGAGGCTCCCCACGACACTTCTTTCATGTCTGACACTCCCATGCTTTATGCTGCAAACCCTGCCGGAGTCCTGGAGCCGTTGCCTGCCACGGAGCTGGGGCCCCGCAAGATAAGGCTCTTTGTGCATGCACAACAGATCTGGAATTCTTTCAACTCCCTGGGCATTTGCAATTTCGCCGCAGCACCCTACTCTGCTTTCACTCTGCCTTTGATAGCCGATGCCCTAAAGGCTTGTACAGGCTGGAACACAAGCCTTTACGAGATAATGGAACTGGGCGAGCGTACCATCACCATGGCCCGACTGTTCAATCTGAGAGAGGGATTTTCAGCGAGGGATGATGAACTTCCCCAGAGGCTTTTTTTGCCCCTGGAGGAAGGAACCCCGAGGGAAAAGAAGATCGAGAAAGAGGACTTTGAGCAAGCTTTGAGGCTTTACTATGGGGCCATGGGCTGGGATCCAGAAACCGGAGTTCCCACTCCAGGAAGGCTGGCCTTCCTGGGGCTGGAGTGGGTGCAGATCTGA
- a CDS encoding gamma carbonic anhydrase family protein, translating to MDRPWISSYGDKWPVVDGEAWVDCSARILGEVRLEKGASVWPMAVLRADSESIVVQERAAILDLALVEAPQGYPVVVGREAIVSHGAKVHGAVLEPRSLVGIGAIVLDGAVVSTGSIVGAGAVVPPRMVIPPNSLVLGVPARVVRQTTQQERSTIMDQVQELIAKSRVYASGR from the coding sequence GTGGATAGGCCTTGGATAAGCTCTTACGGGGACAAGTGGCCCGTGGTGGATGGGGAGGCCTGGGTGGATTGCTCGGCCAGGATCTTGGGGGAGGTGCGATTGGAGAAGGGGGCCAGTGTTTGGCCCATGGCCGTTCTCAGGGCCGACAGCGAGTCCATAGTGGTCCAGGAGAGGGCTGCCATCTTGGACCTGGCCTTGGTGGAAGCCCCCCAGGGATACCCCGTGGTGGTGGGCCGGGAGGCCATAGTGAGCCACGGAGCCAAGGTGCACGGGGCAGTCCTAGAGCCACGATCGCTTGTGGGCATAGGCGCCATAGTGCTGGACGGAGCTGTGGTATCCACCGGCTCCATTGTGGGGGCTGGAGCAGTGGTTCCGCCAAGGATGGTGATTCCACCCAATTCCCTGGTCCTGGGGGTCCCTGCCAGGGTGGTGAGGCAGACCACGCAGCAGGAACGCTCCACCATAATGGATCAGGTGCAGGAGCTAATTGCCAAGAGCCGGGTCTATGCCTCTGGAAGGTAA